A region of the Helicobacter ganmani genome:
GGGCACAAAAAGATTCCAATATCATATTGTGTGCTAAAGGGAATAATTTCCTCAAAAGACACAGGGGGAAGTATGCGAACATTTTTTCTTTTCTCCACCATTGCTTGGAGTGTTTGATAATAATCTCGTTGATAATTTGGAACGAGCATTAAATCAAGGTGGAATCTGGAATCCACATAATCCATTGTTTCAATCATTACTTCAATCTTTCTATCCGGTGAAGCATAGCCGTGATGAATGATTCTAATGTGATTAGGATTGACATAATGGGTTGGGAATGTCGTCATATCAAACTCTTGATTTAAAATTTTCATTGTGTTATCTCCTCT
Encoded here:
- a CDS encoding glycosyltransferase family protein, with amino-acid sequence MKILNQEFDMTTFPTHYVNPNHIRIIHHGYASPDRKIEVMIETMDYVDSRFHLDLMLVPNYQRDYYQTLQAMVEKRKNVRILPPVSFEEIIPFSTQYDIGIFLCPPTTFNLEKCLPNKFFEFIQARLAIAIGPSPEMARLVQEYNLGIIAKDFSAKEMAKSLNALTKEQILQYKENANQTAKILNAEKEGEKLLGVLEEVLG